CGCTTACCTATCTGGGTGGTGTTTTCTACTCCATCGATCTGTTGTCGCCCTTTTGGCAAGGATTGTCGAAATTGAACCCGATTCTCTATATGGTGAACTCCTTTCGCTATGGAATCCTGGGTGTTTCCGACATTAATGTGGCCTGGGCATTTGTTGGGGTCTTGGTTTTTATTGCGCTTCTCGCCAGCTGGGGACTTTACCTGATGAGTCACGGCAAGCGATTGAGGCACTGAGGTTGAGTATGAGCAGAGAAGATTGGCAGAACCTCCCGCTGGGTCGGGAAACCGTTTACGAATCCAGCTATAACCCAGAGCTACTGCACCCGATTCAGCGATCCATTTCCCGAGCCCAACTGGGGCTGTCCGTTGGCGCCCTGCCATTTTTTGGGGAAGATGAGTGGTGGGGATTTGAGCTCTCCTGGCTCAATACCAGAGGCAAACCCCAAGTGGCGGTGGCGCGCTTCAGCTTTCCCGCGGAAAGCCCCTGTATGGTGGAGTCCAAGTCCTTCAAATTGTACTTAAACTCCTTTAACCAAAGCCGCTTCGATTCCTGGCAGCTGGTTCAGGATACCTTGGTGCGGGATCTAAGCGCTGCGGTGGGTATGGCTGTGGAAGTGACTCTGCTGGAGGTGGAAGATATCTCCCTGGATGTGCAGAGGCCGCAAGGGTTCTGTCTCGACCAGCTGGATATTGCCGTAGAGCAATACCAGCCGGACTCGACACTGCTGGCGCTGGAAGGGAGTGGTGTGGAGGTTACTGAAACTCTCTACAGCCACTTGCTGCGCAGTAATTGCCCGGTTACCGGCCAGCCGGATTGGGCGACGGTAATGGTGGAATACAAGGGGCCGATGCTGCAGCGCGAAGCGCTATTGGCTTACATTATTTCCTTCCGTGAGCATCAGGATTTTCACGAACACTGTGTGGAGCGGATTTTTTGCGATTTGCAAAATCTTGCGGACTTTTCCGAGTTAACAGTTTGTGCCCGCTATACCCGCAGGGGAGGGCTGGATATCAACCCGCTGCGCTCCACCCGTATTGAGAAGCCTCTACCGCCGCGCTTCGCCCGTCAGTAAATTATTGCTAATACAGGTGATATTGGTCTCAGGTATTTCTGTGGCCAATATCGTCAAATCCCACAGCATTAAAACACTCCGGCCTTAAACCTTGTGTCACACGTGGCGCTGTTCCCTCTTGGGCTAAGCTTTCCTGGATAGCTTTTTGGGTGCAGGTGTATTGGATGTAGCCTATCGATGGGCCTGTACAGTTACATTAGTGGCTATTCACTTTTCTTGGCTCGATAAAAAGTAAATAAGCTGCAATTGGTGTATCGCCAATGATTTACACAGATCCATAGGCCCCCTAGATATGGAAATCCAAACACAGTCTCCAGCGCTACCCGCTGTGCTTGTGGTTTTCATCCAAATTATTTCCTCCACTCCCGCCAATGCCCAGGTTTATGTTGAAGCCGATCAATTGATGAAGGTGATCGAGGCGCAGCAGCGCCAACTCGAGGCACAGGAAGCGCAAATCCGACAGCAAAAGGCTGATCTAGAGGCTTTGCGGCAACAGGTGGAGGAGCTGCGCAGGACGAGGCCCCCAGAAAATTCCCCGGCTGCGCCAGTTCCGGCAGTACCAATGCCGTCAGTTCCTCCATCGAGAGAATACAGTGAGCCTGTGAATGGCGTTGCGCTCGATGATTTGCGCGATCAATTAGAGCTCATACGCAAAGATATCCCGCCTGGCTCCCTACCGCCCCCTCGGGCCAGGGGAGACCCAAAGCATCCGGAGCAGACGGATATCGAAGAAATCATTTCCAGTGTACCGACCGACTGGCCGGGGTCTATCCCTGTGCTCGGCAGTCGCACTCGAATAAAAATTAATGGCTTCGCCGAGCTGGATGCTAACTATGACACCGGCGCCATTGTCAGCCCGGCTGAGTTCACGACCAGTGCTATTGTCACCAGCAATAGAACTGCAGCGGAGGGTGAGGATGGTCAGACCAATGTTTCCGTTCAGGTATCGAGATTGGTGCTCAAGTCAAGAACGCCCTGGGGCGGCCGTTTAATCGAAAATGAATTTTCTATGGATTTCCTGCGGGATCCGACAGTCAGTGAGCCTCTGCTGCGTCTGCGCAAAGCATACGGCCAGGTCAGTGATATTTTACTGGGCGGAGATTTACGGTTGGGCCTCGACTGGTCCACGTTCAGTAATTTAACCGCCTCACCAAACACCCTGGATTACGAAGGCCCCAACTCACTGTTAGCGCTCATGCGCCCGGTTGCACGTTGGAGCCGTAAATATGATCCAACTCTCACTCTGCAAGTCTCCCTGGATGCGCCAACTGATCGGGTTTTTCAGAATGCACTGGAAGTGTCTCGCTGGCCGGACTTTGTGGTAGCGGTTATTTCCCAAACAGACCGCATTAACTTTCAGGGCAGTTTTATCCTGCGGGACCTGCGTGGCAGTGGGGAACCACAGTCTGCCGTTTCGGATACCGGATGGGGTATCAATTTAAGTGGCGTGATTGATATGCCCGGTAGGCTTGCGCCGGATTTTGCCTCCTACTCCTTTAGCTATGGCTATGGCTATGGAAGCCTTCTGGATGATGAGCCCCCCGACGCGAGCTATGACTTCGTCAATAATCGGCTGGAGGCAATTCCAACTCTGGGTTGGTATCTGGCTTATCAACACTGGTGGAGCCCGTGCCTCTATACCGTGGCAACCTATGGGCTGGTGCATCAGGACAACCTGGATTTCCAGCCGGGCTCCTCATTTTATCAAACCCAATACAGCAGTATTAATCTGACCTGGACCCCGACGCCGCATTGGCTGTTTGGCGTTGAGGCCCTTTATGGAACCAGGGAGGACAAAGATGGAGCCTATGGTTCAGTCTGGCGGACTCAGTTCACCAGCCGTATCTCGTTCTAGTGGTTTCAAATGTGCGATATCAATAATGTTGCGCTTTATTTTGCTATGCGGTTTTTTAACCTCCTGTAATTCACCGAGAACAGTGGTGACTGACACTTGGCATTCGCCGCTGATTGCGGAGCGCTCGCTGGGAAAAACTTTGGTCCTGGCCTTTACCCTGGTTCCTCGCCCAATAGTTGGCATCTATGTGGAGAGTATTTGGGTGGAGCAGTTGGGTTGCTACGGCGTGAATGCCCTCTCATGGAGTGATTTTGCGGCCGATGGCAAGGTTCCCACGATGGGAGAGCTGGCTGATGTCCTGGCTGAATATCAATTTGACACGCTATTGGTGACACAGTTGATCAGCTTTAAACAACTGAATAGGAATGTTTCCAACTCTCAAGTGGCCATTGTCGAAACCCGTTTATATTTTGCGCCATCGGAAGAGGTGTATTGGTCCCTGGAATCTGAAAGTTTCCTGGCGAACTATATGATGGGGGAAATTCGCCGTCCCAGGGAGGGAGATGCCCTGGAATATGTGGAAACAGTTATTCAACAAATGATGAAGGATGGTGTTTTCTAGGCGCTGATGTCATCGTTTCATGGAGTTGGTCACCACAAACCATTTCCTCCTGCGGGGTAGGTGAAGTTAAAACATAATTTGTTCAGCTATTCTGGTGAGAAGAGCCGTACGGAAGGGTGTGCTGAGCATCTGATGTGGTTTATGTGTACGGTGAATTTTTTGTGGCGGGTAATCTGATAGGAATGCCTGCTGAATCCTAAGGTCGGTAGGCATTGCAATGGATTGGAATACCGTGGCCCCTGTCAGGTTTGTGCAATACTGGGTTCGCTACTGGGGATGTATTGAGCACCGATCCTTCTGGTTAGTATGCCTTCTTTTCGCATTTCTTTTTCTTTTTTTGATTCCCTCTTCAAGCTCTGCCACTGAAAGTTTTCTGATGCCTTTGGGGCCCGTTGCCCATGAACAGAAAACCCATTTTTTCTGGGCGACAGCACTTACCATGGTAGCGGTGCTGCCCGTATTTATTCTGGTGCCAGTCATTCTATTTAAGTATCGCCGTAAGAAGGGAAAAGGTATTTATGCGCCCAAGTGGGAGTCTTACGGCCCTTTGGAAGTCGTCATGTGGGGTGTTCCCTTTATGGTGATTTTTGTTCTCTCTTTTATGCTTTGGCGCGCAACTATTGCTCTGGATCCCTATGAGGAAATAGAAGGCGTATTTCCTCCTGTCCAAGTGCAAGTGGTGGGGCTGGACTGGAAGTGGTTGTTTATCTACCCAGACTTAAAAATTGCCACAGTAGGTGAACTGGTTGTTCCTGTACACACCCCGGTCTCCATGATTTTAACCAGCGATACCGTGATGCAGTCTTTTTGGATTGCGGCGTTAGCGGGGCAGATCTATGTGATGCCGGGCATGACCACACGACTCAATTTTATTGCGACTAAGAATGGTAAAACCCAGGGTGAAAACACCCAATATACGGGCAAGGGATTTACTGAGCAGAAATTTGATGTATTGATTAAGAGTGAAGAGGATTTTCAGGCCTGGGTGGCACAGGTCCGCGCCAGGGGGGTTGAGCTGGATGCTCAGACCTATAATCGCCTGGCTGAAAGAAGTACCCGCAAAGAGATGCAAAAGCAGTTGGCCACGCCTCAAATGCCCAGCAATGCCCTCTATTTTACCATTGCCGATCCCGAGCTGTTTCAAAGCATTGTTATGCGATATCACTCGGGCAAGCCCCTTAGTATGGAAGAGCAACCCGGCACGGTGAAGTTTGGTCAGGGTGAGGATAAAACAGAGGGTGCGCAGCCATGAATATTACCGACTATGGCTGGCTGGGAAAGCTGGGCTGGGATTCTATCGTTTTCAGCAAGCTGTTTACCGATTTTTCGGTGAGTGAAGTGGTGGCCAGTACCGCTGGTGCCATTGTTGTTTTTGCCACCATCGCCATCCTCGCTCTACTGACCTGGTTTCGCGTATGGGGCACTTTATGGTCTGAATGGCTGACCAGCACAGACCATAAAAGAATTGGCATCATGTACATAGTCTTTGCACTGGTGATGATGACCAGAGGACTACTGGAAGGCATGGTGATGCGGGCACAGCAGGCTGCTGCCCCAGATGGTTTTCTCTACGCAGATCACTTCGCTCAGCTATTTAGCACCCACGGCACAATAATGATTTTCTTTGTTGCCGTGCCTTTTGTTGTGGGTCTGGTCAACTTTGTAATGCCATTACAGATTGGTGCCCGCGATGTTGCTTTCCCAGTACTTAACCAGATTAGCCTGGCGGTCACCGTGTCTTCTGGGATTCTGTTGATGGTCTCGCTGGTGGTGGGGGAATTCTCTACTGGGGGCTGGTCTGCCTACCCGCCTTATACGGGGGCGGACTTTAATCCCGGCGTGGGACCAGACTACTGGGTGTGGGCGATTGTATTTTCCGGGGCCGGTACCACTCTTACGGGGATTAACTTTACCGTCACCATTTTAAAATGCCGTGCTGCGGGCATGAAATTTTTCCGCATGCCCATGTTTTGCTGGACGGTATTGTGTTCCTCCATCCTGATGATTTTTGCTATGCCGCCACTCAGTGTTGCGGCGTTAATGCTCGGTTTCGACCGCTATTTGGATTTTCACTTTTTCACCAATGATCTCGGTGGCAATATGATGAACTATGCCAATTTATTTTGGCTGTTCGGGCACCCGGAGGTCTATTTGTTGGTGCTGCCGGCCTACGGTATTTTTTCTGAGGTGTTCTCCACTTACTCCGCTAAGCGCCTATATGGCTACAAGTCATTGGTAATTGCCACCATGTCGATTGCCGTATTGAGCTTTACCGTGTGGCTTCATCACTTCTTTACCATGGGGCAGAGTCCCACCATCAATATTGTATTTGGTATCGCCACCATGCTGATCGCGGTGCCAACCGGGGTCAAAGTCTACGATTGGATGGCGACGATGTATCGCGGGCGAATTCGCTTTACCACTCCAATGATTTACGCCATCGGATTTTTGATTTTATTCGTGATCGGTGGCTTGTCTGGAGTGATTCTGGCGAACCCCACGGTAGATTTCCAAGTACACAATACCCTGTTTTTGGTGGCGCACTTCCATAATGTACTAATTCCAGGAGTGCTATTTGGTTTGCTGGCCGGATATAACTACTGGTTCCCCAAGGCGTTTGGTTTTCGCCTGGATGAGCGCTTGGGTAAGTGGTCGGCATATCTTTGGGTAGCCGGGTTTATGCTCACTTTCTTTCCCCTTTATGGTGCAGGATTACTGGGGATGCCAAGGCGCTCATTCAGCTATATGGATCTGACTTTCAAGCCCTACATGGTGGTGGCTTTTATCGGGGCCATGGTGGTGTTATGCGCATTGATCAGCCTGGTATTGCAGTTGCTGGTCAGTTTACGGGATCGCAAGAAAAATCGCGTTCCTGTGGGGGACCCTTGGGATGGGCGCTCTCTGGAATGGTCGATCCCAGCCCCTGCGCCTTCCTACAATTTTGCGGAACTGCCGAGGGTAACGGACCGGGATGAATTTAATGAGGCTAAGGAGCAGGGGCGTGCTTATTTACCGCCAAAAGTCTATCGGGATATAGAGATGCCCAAGAATAACCCTTTGGGATTTATTCTATGCGCTCTGAGCGGCATCCTGATGTTTGCATTGGTCTGGTACATGTGGTGGTTGGCCCTGATTTCCGTTCTGGCCATTATCATTGTGGTAATCGTCTCTACCTTCCGCTGGGACAGTGAGCAAATTATTCCGGCGAGTCAGGTACAGCAGGATACGGAGAAGTGGCTGACACTAGTGAAAAATACCGAACCGGTGGGCAGGGATCTGGAAAATACTCCGCAAAACCATGGCTACGCTAAGTTGGAGCATTAGTTACCGATGAACGGGAATTCATCAGCGCTAAATAAGGGGATGAGAGAGAGCCCTGGAGCCATTCATAAAGACCCGGATATGGTGATCTTTGGATTCTGGGTTTTTATGATGAGCGACCTGATTTTTTTCGGGGTCGTTTTCGCTATCTATATCACCATGATTGGTGCGACCGCAGGCGGCCCTGGTCCCAGGGAGCTATTTGATTTCGGCAGCCTTTTTGCGCAGACCATGTTGCTACTCACCAGCAGTCTCACTGTGGGGATAGCCACTATCACCATGAAGCACCAGCGCAGCCAGGGCAGTTTCCTGTTTTGGGTGGTGGTGACTTTACTGTTGGGGCTGGGCTTTTTAACTCTTGAGTTGCTCGATTTCTCTGAAATGGCAGCCAAGGGAGGGACGCCCCAGCGCAGCGGCTATCTATCAGCCTTCTTTGGTTTGGTGCCCCTACATGGTTTACATGTCAGCTTTGGCTGCCTGTGGATGTTGGTCATGATCGCACAGGTACTTACAGTTGGCATGACTGATTTGGTGAAGTTGCGGTTTTTACGGTTGGCGCTGTTCTGGCATTTCCTGGATTTGATTTGGATTGGGATTTTCTCAGTAGTTTATTTTGGTGGCTGGGTCTATGGCTGAAAAATCCGGTTTTTCCGCACATTTGCGCACCTATCTTACCGGGTATGTGCTGTCGGTTGTGTTTACGTTGGCTGCATTCTGGGCAGTACTGGCTCTGGGTAAGGAATACAAGAGTGTACTTATATTGGTAGGTTTGCTTGGGGTAGCCCAATTGGCGGTACAGCTCAAATGCTTCTTGAATGTGACAACGCAAAAGGAAGGGCGGGATAACCTGGCTCTGATCCTTTTTTCAACGCTGATTTTACTGATTATTGTCTTGGGGACTGCCTGGATCATGGGGAACCTGGCAATGAGAATGCATACCACAATGTGACGGGTCCCTAAGCTCAGATAATTACTTTGCTTTTAAGGCTGGTTGTGGCTTTTTCCAGGGATTGCAGTACCTTGACCTTGTCGTAGTTGCGAATCTTATCCAGGTCTAGGTGCATAGAAAAGCCTGGGGCGTGCTCCTCCAGGTAACTCTGCTGTCCGCCGAGATTCTTGCGCAAGTCGGTGACTTGGTAGACTTTAACCGGGGTGCTGATGCCCTTCACCGTAATATGCCCTTTGTCCCGGCACATAACAGTGTGCTTGATCATTGCCCAGGTCTCATGGCTAATCAGGATTTCCCCCGGCTGTGCTGCGCCTTCCAGGCGGGAAGCCAGGTTCACGTGGGTGCCCATTACGGTGTAAGACTGGTAGTTGGCTGTGCCGAAGATACCCACGGTGCAATAGCCAGTGTTAATGCCCATGCGCACCTGCAAAGGGCGTGAGATCCCTTTGTTGTACCACTCCTGCTTCATTTCCCTCACCCGCTTGCGCATCGCCAAAGCCATAGCCACACAGCGCAGGGCGTCGGATTTGGGGCCCTTACTTTCATCATCCCCAAAGACCACCATCACCGCATCGCCGATAAATTTGTCGATGGTGCCCCCATACTGGCCTGCGATTCGGGCCATCTCCGAGAGGTAGTTGTTGAGTAGGAGGGTAAAGGTTTCCGCTTCGAGCTCTTCGGTCAACTGGCTGAAATCTTTGATATCGGAAAAGAACACCGTAAGCAGCTTGCGCTGGGTAGTCAGTGCTTCTTCATCGCCGGTGGTTACGGAGCGCCACAGGCGTTGTGGCAAATACTTGGAGAGTTTGTAAGAGCGCACCTTGCTTACGCGCTGCTCTGTTGCCAGGGCGTGGTTGGCTTCCTTGAGCTTGCCAATCTGGCGGTGAGTAAAAAAGGCATAGGCACAGAGGTAGACCAGGATACCAATCAGGCTCATGGTGCTTATGGTGAGGTCGGCGTTAATCAATAATGCCGGCCTGTGCATCAGGTAACCCAGTACCACGCCGACTAAAAGGCCGGTGTTGTGCTCAAACCACTGGCGCCCCCCCCCCAGGGAAAGCGCATTGAGTTGAACCATCGTAATGAATAACAGAGATGGCAGCATGCTGAAATTAGCCAGGGCAACGGTAATGCCTACCAATACGGTATCGGAAAATCTCAGGATGCGACGGGTTTTATAAGCCTTCTTATCGCGGGATCTGTAGAGTATGAATTGAGCAAAAGTGCAATAAACCAGCATAAAAGCCGCTGCACCAACATTGAGCAGTTTGTCTGGTTGCCAAGAAGATGACCACTCGATTGCAGTTACCAGGGTTCCCGCAGCCGCAAAAAGAATTAGGCAGCGAAAATAAGTCGAGTAATGCGGGCTGATATTTCGCCCTTTGTTCCCCTCAAGCTGGTCCTGCATTTGTGGTTATCTTTTTGTCCGTTAAGCAGTAATAAACAAACCGCGGGCAGGCCACAGATTGGTCCCGGAAAGTTCTGGGAGCGAGTGGTTGCGCAGTGATTTACTGGGCGAAGTGTACTCCTACAAAAGCCAGATTGCTAAAAAACCGATGCCTGTACAGGGTTTTTATGTGGGGCGTACGTATGCGCTGCGCAGATGGGTTAGGGTACACTCAGCGCTCAGTCAGTAAATGGAGAGAACGATGGATGCCCTGACCGCCCTGCATAATAGAGTTTCAACGGGCAAGCTGGTCGAGCCTGCACCCAATGAGCAGCAGCGGCAAAATATCTTTCGCGCAGCACTGCGTGCAGCGGATCACGCCTGCCTACGCCCCTGGCGGTTTCTAATGGTAGAGGGCCAAGAGCGCGAGCGCCTTGGGGAAATATTTCTAAAAGCGGCTGAGCAGTCTGAAGGTGTTCCTCTAACTGAAGCTCAGCGTCAACGCACCTTGGCGATGCCCCTGCGCGCCCCCTTGATTATTGTGGCAATTACACGGTTACAGGAACACCCCAAGGTTCCCCATCTGGAGCAACATATGTCCACAGCAGGGGCGGTGCAGGCAATGCTCACAGCCGCTTATGCCGAGGGGGTGGGTGTTTACTGGCGCACCGGACCATTAGCCAATAATCCCCAGGTTGCCCAAGGTTTGGGTTTGGCTGAAAATGAACGTATTGATGGGTTTATTTACTGTGGAACCCCCGATAAAGCGGCACGCCAGGCACCGGATTTACAAGTGGATGATTTTTTTTCACAGTGGAAAGCAAATTAGTACTTGCACAACCGGAAACATTTGGGTAAAGTGCGCGCTCTCTCGATGAGACGGCAGCTATCTTCCTGATTTCCTTGAAGATTTTGCTAAAGAGAGAGCTCCTCTGAAAAGAGGATTACCCTCGCGGAGGGTGACAATTTGGTGAGGTGTCCGAGTGGCCGAAGGAGCACGCCTGGAAAGTGTGTATGTCGAAAGGCATCGAGGGTTCGAATCCCTCCCTCACCGCCATATTTTAAAGCCCGGCTGATGCCGGGCTTTTTCGTTTCAAGAATCTTCAGTCCCCTGTCAGGCCTCCGCTTTGCTCCTTAACAGGCAATTATTCAATGATGGTCGTAGATAGAGAGCAGCTCGGCTTCGACCTAGCATTATGTGTTGCTATCAAACCTTACATCTATTTCAAGTACTTCAAGCCTCGATCTTCTGGCTATGCCAACTCACGGCTCCTGGGTCTATTTGTCGTTGATGAGGAAAGCCTTTTTCTTAAATCATTCGATAAATACTACTATGTTTATAGTCTGTGAATCTTTCGACTTTATGTCAACGAGGTATGCTAAGAAATTTTCTAGATATTAAGGCTGATGCCATTCCACATCCCTCGCCATATTAATTTGTATTACTCTCGGCATGGATAAATCTAATTCACTATACATATTGCAAATCGGGGCAGCAGGCGACAGCACCAAGTGTTTTATAGGTGGGTAACTGTTGTTCTCGTGGCATACCAATCGCTGACTTGCTGGGTATGCCACCTTCTACTTTATGTGGTGCAACAGGGAGACGAATTAATCTTCGTCAGGAACCGCATTTGCTTAGGTATAATAAAGGTCAGTGGGGTCGAGAATGTCGTAGGATTTGGGGTTGGCAAGATAGGTTGCTTGACCCTTAATTATGTCGAGCACTTGCCCATTTTTAGCAGCTTCCTTAAAGCGGCGTCAAATCTAATTTTATATCTAATGTGGATGTTTAATTTCGAGTGTAACTTTGTTGCTATCATTCTTGATGTGAGTCTGTTGGCAGGTAAATCAATTAGGCTAAATGGAAGTATGTGTTAGTAAAGTAAGAGATAACACTAGGGTGCTATTGTGAAAACTTTTTTTCTTTTTCAGGTTGCGGTCTTTTGGGTGTTTGTTAGCTTCCCTTTGATTGGTTTCTCAAAAATTATTTACATGGCGACGGATGGGGATGATGAAAATTCAGGGCTTTCTCTTTCTGATCCCGTCAAAACCTTGAGCAGGGTGCATTATCTAGTCGATTTCAGTGACGGAGATACTACTGTTTTCATTAGGGGGGGAGTCTATTATGGTGAGACTATTTCTTGGACTAAAACATCGCGTGAATTTAAGTTGAAATTAACTGCTTACGGTGATGAAAAGCCTGTTTTTGAGGGGGAGGGGAATGCTGTATTTTTTAGGCTAGAAGTGGGAGTTGGAGAGTGTACTAATGTAGAGATAAGCCGTCTAACTATAAGTCACTACGCTAGCTATGCAATTCTTCTCAATGGTGGGAGGGATAATAGATCAACAACTTGGAATGGGTGTAACCATATACATGATAACTATTTCATAGAGATTGGGACTCTTTTTGATGTATCTAATTGTCCTGGTGACTGCAAAGGGTATGGCGTAGTCGATTTTGTAAATTCAGATAATAATTCAAT
The DNA window shown above is from Microbulbifer variabilis and carries:
- the queF gene encoding NADPH-dependent 7-cyano-7-deazaguanine reductase QueF (Catalyzes the NADPH-dependent reduction of 7-cyano-7-deazaguanine (preQ0) to 7-aminomethyl-7-deazaguanine (preQ1) in queuosine biosynthesis), with translation MSREDWQNLPLGRETVYESSYNPELLHPIQRSISRAQLGLSVGALPFFGEDEWWGFELSWLNTRGKPQVAVARFSFPAESPCMVESKSFKLYLNSFNQSRFDSWQLVQDTLVRDLSAAVGMAVEVTLLEVEDISLDVQRPQGFCLDQLDIAVEQYQPDSTLLALEGSGVEVTETLYSHLLRSNCPVTGQPDWATVMVEYKGPMLQREALLAYIISFREHQDFHEHCVERIFCDLQNLADFSELTVCARYTRRGGLDINPLRSTRIEKPLPPRFARQ
- a CDS encoding SlyX family protein, producing MEIQTQSPALPAVLVVFIQIISSTPANAQVYVEADQLMKVIEAQQRQLEAQEAQIRQQKADLEALRQQVEELRRTRPPENSPAAPVPAVPMPSVPPSREYSEPVNGVALDDLRDQLELIRKDIPPGSLPPPRARGDPKHPEQTDIEEIISSVPTDWPGSIPVLGSRTRIKINGFAELDANYDTGAIVSPAEFTTSAIVTSNRTAAEGEDGQTNVSVQVSRLVLKSRTPWGGRLIENEFSMDFLRDPTVSEPLLRLRKAYGQVSDILLGGDLRLGLDWSTFSNLTASPNTLDYEGPNSLLALMRPVARWSRKYDPTLTLQVSLDAPTDRVFQNALEVSRWPDFVVAVISQTDRINFQGSFILRDLRGSGEPQSAVSDTGWGINLSGVIDMPGRLAPDFASYSFSYGYGYGSLLDDEPPDASYDFVNNRLEAIPTLGWYLAYQHWWSPCLYTVATYGLVHQDNLDFQPGSSFYQTQYSSINLTWTPTPHWLFGVEALYGTREDKDGAYGSVWRTQFTSRISF
- a CDS encoding ubiquinol oxidase subunit II; the encoded protein is MPLGPVAHEQKTHFFWATALTMVAVLPVFILVPVILFKYRRKKGKGIYAPKWESYGPLEVVMWGVPFMVIFVLSFMLWRATIALDPYEEIEGVFPPVQVQVVGLDWKWLFIYPDLKIATVGELVVPVHTPVSMILTSDTVMQSFWIAALAGQIYVMPGMTTRLNFIATKNGKTQGENTQYTGKGFTEQKFDVLIKSEEDFQAWVAQVRARGVELDAQTYNRLAERSTRKEMQKQLATPQMPSNALYFTIADPELFQSIVMRYHSGKPLSMEEQPGTVKFGQGEDKTEGAQP
- a CDS encoding cbb3-type cytochrome c oxidase subunit I yields the protein MNITDYGWLGKLGWDSIVFSKLFTDFSVSEVVASTAGAIVVFATIAILALLTWFRVWGTLWSEWLTSTDHKRIGIMYIVFALVMMTRGLLEGMVMRAQQAAAPDGFLYADHFAQLFSTHGTIMIFFVAVPFVVGLVNFVMPLQIGARDVAFPVLNQISLAVTVSSGILLMVSLVVGEFSTGGWSAYPPYTGADFNPGVGPDYWVWAIVFSGAGTTLTGINFTVTILKCRAAGMKFFRMPMFCWTVLCSSILMIFAMPPLSVAALMLGFDRYLDFHFFTNDLGGNMMNYANLFWLFGHPEVYLLVLPAYGIFSEVFSTYSAKRLYGYKSLVIATMSIAVLSFTVWLHHFFTMGQSPTINIVFGIATMLIAVPTGVKVYDWMATMYRGRIRFTTPMIYAIGFLILFVIGGLSGVILANPTVDFQVHNTLFLVAHFHNVLIPGVLFGLLAGYNYWFPKAFGFRLDERLGKWSAYLWVAGFMLTFFPLYGAGLLGMPRRSFSYMDLTFKPYMVVAFIGAMVVLCALISLVLQLLVSLRDRKKNRVPVGDPWDGRSLEWSIPAPAPSYNFAELPRVTDRDEFNEAKEQGRAYLPPKVYRDIEMPKNNPLGFILCALSGILMFALVWYMWWLALISVLAIIIVVIVSTFRWDSEQIIPASQVQQDTEKWLTLVKNTEPVGRDLENTPQNHGYAKLEH
- a CDS encoding cytochrome c oxidase subunit 3, which translates into the protein MNGNSSALNKGMRESPGAIHKDPDMVIFGFWVFMMSDLIFFGVVFAIYITMIGATAGGPGPRELFDFGSLFAQTMLLLTSSLTVGIATITMKHQRSQGSFLFWVVVTLLLGLGFLTLELLDFSEMAAKGGTPQRSGYLSAFFGLVPLHGLHVSFGCLWMLVMIAQVLTVGMTDLVKLRFLRLALFWHFLDLIWIGIFSVVYFGGWVYG
- the cyoD gene encoding cytochrome o ubiquinol oxidase subunit IV, with amino-acid sequence MAEKSGFSAHLRTYLTGYVLSVVFTLAAFWAVLALGKEYKSVLILVGLLGVAQLAVQLKCFLNVTTQKEGRDNLALILFSTLILLIIVLGTAWIMGNLAMRMHTTM
- a CDS encoding adenylate/guanylate cyclase domain-containing protein; protein product: MQDQLEGNKGRNISPHYSTYFRCLILFAAAGTLVTAIEWSSSWQPDKLLNVGAAAFMLVYCTFAQFILYRSRDKKAYKTRRILRFSDTVLVGITVALANFSMLPSLLFITMVQLNALSLGGGRQWFEHNTGLLVGVVLGYLMHRPALLINADLTISTMSLIGILVYLCAYAFFTHRQIGKLKEANHALATEQRVSKVRSYKLSKYLPQRLWRSVTTGDEEALTTQRKLLTVFFSDIKDFSQLTEELEAETFTLLLNNYLSEMARIAGQYGGTIDKFIGDAVMVVFGDDESKGPKSDALRCVAMALAMRKRVREMKQEWYNKGISRPLQVRMGINTGYCTVGIFGTANYQSYTVMGTHVNLASRLEGAAQPGEILISHETWAMIKHTVMCRDKGHITVKGISTPVKVYQVTDLRKNLGGQQSYLEEHAPGFSMHLDLDKIRNYDKVKVLQSLEKATTSLKSKVII
- a CDS encoding nitroreductase family protein, whose amino-acid sequence is MDALTALHNRVSTGKLVEPAPNEQQRQNIFRAALRAADHACLRPWRFLMVEGQERERLGEIFLKAAEQSEGVPLTEAQRQRTLAMPLRAPLIIVAITRLQEHPKVPHLEQHMSTAGAVQAMLTAAYAEGVGVYWRTGPLANNPQVAQGLGLAENERIDGFIYCGTPDKAARQAPDLQVDDFFSQWKAN